The Candidatus Nitrosocaldus cavascurensis genome segment TATATAGTATTTTTATTATAATTGGATGGCTTCCATATTTATTTAGTTAGTTAATCTATAGTACATGTTAACAATTGTAGAGATTAAGTATGGTTGTTAATGTAGATTCTGTTAACATATGAGAGATATTAACATATTAACCTCCAGTGGAAGTGATGGTGTCATTATCTAACTATATAATGCTCCAGTGGAAGTGATGGTGTCATTTTAAGCCTGTATTAACCATATTAACATAGACTTTATGCTCCAGTGGAAGTGATGGTGTCATTTTAAGCCCAGTTCATATATAGTTAACTTGTAGTTAACAATCTGTTAATGGAAGAGGGACACCATGATTTCTTCTGCTGCTTACAATAAAGAGGTGAATAACTAGAGTAGCAATAGCAAAGCAATTAATGATAAATATTCTAGATAAATCATCAACTAAAATTGAGTTAGTAGTTTAAAAGTTAACATAGTATACTGTAAAGTTAGTAAGTAGATTGGAAATGGTGGTGTGGGTGTGTAGAATGAAGAGGTGTAGGTAAGAGATGGAGTACGATAATCTTATAGATGAGATCTTCAACAGGGTTGTAACCTCCAAGCCATTGATAAAGGATAGGGATGTTCTTAGATCGGATTATGTACCAGACAGGTTACTCTACAGGGATGATGAGATTAGAGCAGTTGCAGAGTCACTCTCACCATTGCTCAAGGGATCTAGGGCATCTAACCTCTTACTCTATGGTAAGCCTGGAACTGGTAAGACAGCTGTTGCTAGATACGTACTAAAACATCTACAGGAGAGGGCAAGGAGATACAACCTAAACGTTGCTCTAGCATACTCAAATGTAAAGAATGCAAAGAGGGAGTATACAGTGCTTGTACAACTTGGAGAGGCTATAGGCTTAAGGTTCCCATTCACTGGTCTAGCATCAAGTGAGATATTCACAAGGATAGTCAACCATATAGATGAGCATGGTATAGATACCGTATTCGTACTTGATGAGATAGACTTCCTTGTCAAGAAGCATGGGGATGAGATACTCTACCAGATGACAAGGGCAAATGAGCGTTTACATAAAGGCTCTCTTGGCCTTGTTGGTATATCTAATGATCTTAACTTCAAGGATATGCTAGATCCAAGGGTTCTAAGCAGTCTTAGCGAGGAGGAAGTTCTCTTCTCCCCCTACACTGTTGATGAGTTGAAGCATATACTCATGGATAGAGCCAAGTTAGGTTTCAACGAAGGGTGTATAAGTGATGCTGCAATAAACCTATGCGCTGCAATAGCAGGGGCAGAGCATGGTGATGCTAGAAGGGCACTGGATCTGTTAAGGGTAGCAGGTGAGGTTGCTGAGCGTGAGGGTGCTGATATGGTTGAGGAGAGACATGTTAGGATAGCAGAGAAGAGGATAGAGCAGGATAAGGTGAGTGAGACCCTAAGGAAGTTACCACTTCATGAGAAGCTTGTTATAGTAAGTGTTATGCTCTCAAACAAGGGTTCGACTGGGGATGTTTATGATACATACATCTCATTAGCAAAGAGGTTAGGAGTACAGCCAGTGACACAGAGGAGGGTAGGGATGATAGTTAGTGAATTGGATATGCAAGGATTGCTCTACGCTCCAGTGGTTAATCAAGGTAGATATGGTAGGACAAAGCGTATATCTCTAGCCATACAGGATTCCCTAGTGAGGGAGGTCCTTGCTGAAGACCCAATGCTTGCAGTTCTACTCTGATATTTACTCTTGATTTAAATAACCTTTATTCACTTAAACTCATATGAGTAAGAGGAGAAGGCTAATACTCCTTGCCATAGCATCCCTAGCATTCATAGCATTCTTCAACATCGGTGCAAATAGCGAGATAAGTGAGCAGGATGCTAAGAATATGACAGAGCAGTTCAAGGAGATGGTCAAGGATATAGATGCTTATGGTATATTCCTTAACAACTTTAGGATAGCATTAGCAATGTTCATACCTGCTCTAGGTATATTGATTGGTTTATTCTCTGCCTACTCAACAGGCTTGGTATTCAAGGCATTAGTTACAACAACACCAGAGCTTGCAGGGATACCTCCATTGCTAGTACTTGCTACACCATTTGGCATAATGGAGGTTATCTCATATGGGCTAGCAATGTCCCAGAGTGGTATACTCCTGCAAAACATAATCCAGAAGAAGGGCTTCAGGATTGCTATAGTACCAACACTCATACTCATAGGTATAGTCTGTGCACTGCTACTTGCTGGAGCGTTCATAGAGTACTATATGATAAGATCTGCAATGGATAGGGTACAAGTATAGTAAATAGTTAACAATACAAACATTTATCCCCTCCAGCTAAACTTCTCACATGCTTGGTACAAAAGTACACTACTATCCAAGGCTTGATAAGCCTGTGATGGTTGCTGCCTTACCAGATATGGGCAATGTTGCTGGTCTATGCATCTCAACCCTACTCAAAGGGCTTAATGCTGAACTCTTTGCTGAGGTATATGCATACTGGCCACCATACGTTACATACAAGGATGGTGTTGTAGAGTATAGACAGTCAACATACAGGTTCTACTACTCAAGCAGGGATGATCTTGTTATATTTGGAGGAGACTTTAACCCTACAGATCCAAGGAGGCTATATGAGGTATGCTATGAGGTAGTTAACATGGCCCAGAGGTTATCTGTAAAGAGGTTATACACTGTAGGAGCAGCACTAAGACCTTCTGTTGGGGCAGAACCAAGGGTATATGGTGCAGTTAACAACAGCAGCCTCATTGATGTGCTGAAGGAGCATAACATACTCATCTTGGAGGGAGAGGGGCAGATAACTGGCTTCAATGGTCTCATACTAGGTATAGCAATGGAGAGAGGGTTGGATGCTATATGCATACTAGGGGAGATAGATAATCCAGAGATAATACAGCCTAGATCAGCAAAGAGGGTGCTTGAGAAGATGTTGGAGATTTCAAAGATAAGAGGATTTGATATGTCAGAACTGGATGAGGAGGAGAGGAGGAAGAGGTTCATGGAGGAGCAGTTGCGTTACATGAACAGCATGCTTGAGAGGAATAAGGGAAAGGGTAGAGATATTGGGATATACTACTGATGAGATAGAGTGTTACTTAACTACTCCTCTTATTATTATTATTGCTATTGTTATTATTATTGGTTTGGTTTATTGCTATTGTTGTTGTTAGCTTGGTTTGATCACCATAACGCATAGATCGCTATAATCCCTATCTGGGATATCTGCAAGTTTACAGTGTGTAACCTTCTCATTACTCAGAGTAAGATTCTCATATATATCAACATTGAAAGCATCAACATCTATACCCTCATCCCTCAAGAACCTTCCTATGTGTTGTGGCATAAAGTCCCATGGTCTAGGCAAGAGTATAACTGTGCGTTTTGCTCTTAATGTGTTGAGGAGAGCATCCTTCTCTCTATCTATGCTCCCTGTTACATGGAAGGTTATTAGGCTAGATCTATCTATAGCAACCTTTGACCTTGCTGCTGCTACTTGTACTGAACTTATACCAGGGATGATCTCAACCTCTATACCATTACTCTCAAATAACGATACAAGTTTATCAACTATCTCAGACTCTGAGAAGTCTGGATCACCTGTGAAGAGGATGCAGCATACCTTCTCCCTTCCTCCCTTCTCCCCTTCCTCTCTATCTTTACCTTTCAGATAATCTAGGAGTTGAGCATAGACCTCATCCTGTGTCTTAAGGGTTATCATCCTAATATCCTTCTTCCCCTTTACCCTCTCACTCCTACCCTTGCTCTTCTCCATCTCATCATAACCCTTATCTACAATATTCTTTATAACATTCAATGCATGCTTATACCCAACAACTACATCTGCCCTCTCTATAAGCCTCTTTGCTATCTCTGTGATGTACCATTCTCCTCCAGGTCCTACACCTACAAGGTATACCTTACCCATACAAGAGAGGCAAAAGATTTAATTATATAAGCCTATGCTGTATCTGCATGGTGCTGGATGAGAAGAGGGTACCAAAGGAGATATACGAGTGGCTGATATCGGAGTCACTCAACCTTGATGTTGAGGGATTTAAGAAGAGAGGTAACAAGAAGGAGTAAGTACAGGATGATAGCAGTAATACATATTTGCTTTTAATCAATAGCCTACAATTGATGATGTTATTACATCATCAATGCATAGAGGAATGATGAGTTATTGAATCTCATATCAACATCAAGATAAATAATTCCTAATTCATTCATTCTTCGCTTACTATCTCTGTACCAAGATCATGTCCATCGATAACATCCTTTATAACTTGAGGATCTGCCTTCACAACCCTGGTTGGTATCCTTGACCTCTGTATTATCTTCAATGCAACTATATCCATCAACTCATACGTGCCTGCATTGAACCTTTCCCTTCCAAGCATGGAGAGTAGTTCATTAACACTTACCCTCTTGAGCAACCTTGCATCTCTATGCACTCTAGGATCTGAGGTGTATATACCTTCAACATCAGTAGCATTTATGAAGAGTTTAGCATTCACTCTCTCAGCGATAAGTGCTGATGTTGCATTAGTGCTCTGCCCAGGGTGAAGTCCTCCAGCAACAACAACCATTCCAGTAGACGCTGCCATGCTAACCTCTTCAAGGTTAGTTGGTATAGAAGGGTAGACTATATCTACCCCTATAGCATATGAGAGGAGCCTAGCATTCAATCTTGATACCTCTATCCCTATTTCATCAAGGCTAGACTCATCTGCTCCAAGTACCCTAGCAGCATCAATGTACAGTCTAGCCTCCTTACCCCCTCCAGCTATTACTATGGGTTGTAGACTCTTGCCCATCCAGATCTCCCTTAGCATCTTTGCATATGGTGTTATGGTATCAACTTTATAGAGATCGAAGATGCTCCCACTCAACTTTATAACAACCCTACCTCTAGAATTCTTACTATTACTATTATTATTGCTACTATTACTATTACTGTTACTACTACTATTATCAATCATCACCACTAACCTCTCCTCCTCTCTTCACTAACTACAATCTATGCAATATAAAATGTAATCCTCCCTCAAACCTTACACAGCTATCCTCTCATACCATGACTCAGCCTCGCTACCAAATACACTCAATGCAGCCTTTGCTACCTTCTCCCTATGCTCCTCTATAGTATAAACCCTTATCATGTTCATGTAGCCCAGAATAGAACTTATCAAGGGTATATCCTTCAACTCTATCCTCTTCACCCTGAATGGTTCCTTACCAACTAGTATAAGGTCTCTAGGCTCCTCCTTGCCTGGTGCTCTAGGTATGGATGGTGCCTTTGCACTATCTATATAGACCATATCTGGATCAACACCTGCTATACCTGCAATCTCATCACATCTATCCTTTAGATACCTTGCATCCGTTAACCTGTTTATCAGCCTACTACTTGCTTGGAGTATGCTCTCAAATACTGATTTGAAGAGCCTCCTATCCCTGTAATCCTCTGCCAGTCTCTTTGCTAATCTAAGTTCCTTTATGTTGCTATCATCCTTATCATTATTATTATTAACATCAACCTTTAACATGAGTAGGTTAGCAAGGGTCATATCATCCGTCAACCGCATATAATCCTCTACCCTCTTGTATGATTCAGATAAGTGTAAGTGCCCATCTGCAAGCATCATTGCTTTAAGTAGCATAACCTCTGCTGCTCTAACAGTCTTGTGGAAGTATACAGCCTTGAACATCTGATACCTTGCTATAAGCAATGACTCAAATGAGTTGAGTGCTGCTCTATCTATTGCTAACCTACCATCATAGACCTCTAGAGAACTTATTATCCTCTCAGCATCTATCCTGCCGTAGTGTGCACCAGTGAAGTATGCATCCCTCTGCAGATAGTCCATGAGATCAACACTCAAGCCCCCAGAGATGATCTCGTTTAGGAACATCCTGCTAGACTGTCCAAATGCAAGATCGCTTATCTCATCTGCCCTATAGCCGTGCTTTGCAAGTATATCACTTATAGCACTCTTCCTTATAATCATCCTCCCTATATCCTCATGTGTGATGTTGCTCTTCACCTCAAGCACCTCCTCGAAGAGATGGGAGAATGGACCATGCCCTATATCATGGAGGAGCGCTGCAAGCCTCAGCATCTGCACATCATCACTGCTTACATACTCCTTATCCTTCAGCACATTGCCTGCATAGCCTGCTAGATGCATTGCACCTAGGGAGTGTTCAAACCTTGTATGCTGTGCGCTTGGATAGGTTAGATATGCACTTGCTAGCTGCCTTATCCTCCTAAGCCTCTGGAATAGTGGGCTATCAACTATATCCTTCTCAACACTGCTTAGGTAGAAGTAGCCATGTATAGGATCACTTATCTCTGCTACTGCTCTCATAATCTAGATTAACTGAGGTGGTTAAAAATTATTATGCCT includes the following:
- a CDS encoding stage II sporulation protein M, whose product is MSKRRRLILLAIASLAFIAFFNIGANSEISEQDAKNMTEQFKEMVKDIDAYGIFLNNFRIALAMFIPALGILIGLFSAYSTGLVFKALVTTTPELAGIPPLLVLATPFGIMEVISYGLAMSQSGILLQNIIQKKGFRIAIVPTLILIGIVCALLLAGAFIEYYMIRSAMDRVQV
- a CDS encoding PAC2 family protein: MLGTKVHYYPRLDKPVMVAALPDMGNVAGLCISTLLKGLNAELFAEVYAYWPPYVTYKDGVVEYRQSTYRFYYSSRDDLVIFGGDFNPTDPRRLYEVCYEVVNMAQRLSVKRLYTVGAALRPSVGAEPRVYGAVNNSSLIDVLKEHNILILEGEGQITGFNGLILGIAMERGLDAICILGEIDNPEIIQPRSAKRVLEKMLEISKIRGFDMSELDEEERRKRFMEEQLRYMNSMLERNKGKGRDIGIYY
- a CDS encoding SAM-dependent methyltransferase, with protein sequence MGKVYLVGVGPGGEWYITEIAKRLIERADVVVGYKHALNVIKNIVDKGYDEMEKSKGRSERVKGKKDIRMITLKTQDEVYAQLLDYLKGKDREEGEKGGREKVCCILFTGDPDFSESEIVDKLVSLFESNGIEVEIIPGISSVQVAAARSKVAIDRSSLITFHVTGSIDREKDALLNTLRAKRTVILLPRPWDFMPQHIGRFLRDEGIDVDAFNVDIYENLTLSNEKVTHCKLADIPDRDYSDLCVMVIKPS
- the pyrH gene encoding UMP kinase; this translates as MIDNSSSNSNSNSSNNNSNSKNSRGRVVIKLSGSIFDLYKVDTITPYAKMLREIWMGKSLQPIVIAGGGKEARLYIDAARVLGADESSLDEIGIEVSRLNARLLSYAIGVDIVYPSIPTNLEEVSMAASTGMVVVAGGLHPGQSTNATSALIAERVNAKLFINATDVEGIYTSDPRVHRDARLLKRVSVNELLSMLGRERFNAGTYELMDIVALKIIQRSRIPTRVVKADPQVIKDVIDGHDLGTEIVSEE
- a CDS encoding HD domain-containing protein, which encodes MRAVAEISDPIHGYFYLSSVEKDIVDSPLFQRLRRIRQLASAYLTYPSAQHTRFEHSLGAMHLAGYAGNVLKDKEYVSSDDVQMLRLAALLHDIGHGPFSHLFEEVLEVKSNITHEDIGRMIIRKSAISDILAKHGYRADEISDLAFGQSSRMFLNEIISGGLSVDLMDYLQRDAYFTGAHYGRIDAERIISSLEVYDGRLAIDRAALNSFESLLIARYQMFKAVYFHKTVRAAEVMLLKAMMLADGHLHLSESYKRVEDYMRLTDDMTLANLLMLKVDVNNNNDKDDSNIKELRLAKRLAEDYRDRRLFKSVFESILQASSRLINRLTDARYLKDRCDEIAGIAGVDPDMVYIDSAKAPSIPRAPGKEEPRDLILVGKEPFRVKRIELKDIPLISSILGYMNMIRVYTIEEHREKVAKAALSVFGSEAESWYERIAV
- a CDS encoding Cdc6/Cdc18 family protein → MEYDNLIDEIFNRVVTSKPLIKDRDVLRSDYVPDRLLYRDDEIRAVAESLSPLLKGSRASNLLLYGKPGTGKTAVARYVLKHLQERARRYNLNVALAYSNVKNAKREYTVLVQLGEAIGLRFPFTGLASSEIFTRIVNHIDEHGIDTVFVLDEIDFLVKKHGDEILYQMTRANERLHKGSLGLVGISNDLNFKDMLDPRVLSSLSEEEVLFSPYTVDELKHILMDRAKLGFNEGCISDAAINLCAAIAGAEHGDARRALDLLRVAGEVAEREGADMVEERHVRIAEKRIEQDKVSETLRKLPLHEKLVIVSVMLSNKGSTGDVYDTYISLAKRLGVQPVTQRRVGMIVSELDMQGLLYAPVVNQGRYGRTKRISLAIQDSLVREVLAEDPMLAVLL